A section of the Glandiceps talaboti chromosome 8, keGlaTala1.1, whole genome shotgun sequence genome encodes:
- the LOC144438791 gene encoding inhibitor of growth protein 2-like, giving the protein MSKLEAMLNQQSQEIYYQTTFVEDYLDCVESLPNDLQRNISQLREIDSEYQGVLKEIDHYYSMYKKKDLDGNSKKLYFIQIQRHLVRSQELGDEKLQLCAQMVDLVENSQRKLDIDFEQLESGSEKNNHTEASKTEHQERAGKRSRRQRNHENKEKEQRDGEVEGEKKSKKKKRSKAKAERERESSPAEIVIDPNEPTYCLCNQVSYGEMIGCDNVNCELEWFHFNCVGLTSKPKGKWYCPKCAPERKKGHSR; this is encoded by the exons ATGTCGAAATTGGAAGCAATGTTGAACCAACAGTCTCAAGAAATATATTACCAGACAACATTCGTGGAAGATTATCTCGATTGTGTTGAATCTTTGCCGAACGACCTCCAACGGAATATTTCTCAGCTGCGAGAAATAGACAGCGAGTACCAAG GAGTGTTGAAAGAAATTGATCACTATTATTCGATGTACAAGAAGAAAGACCTGGATGGAAACTCCAAAAAGTTGTACTTTATTCAAATACAAAGGCATCTTGTAAGGAGTCAAGAACTTGGCGATGAAAAGCTTCAGTTATGTGCTCAAATGGTCGACCTGGTTGAAAATAGTCAGCGCAAACTTGACATTGACTTTGAACAGCTTGAAAGTGGTAGTGAGAAAAATAATCACACAGAAGCAAGTAAAACAGAACATCAAGAGAGGGCTGGAAAGAGGTCACGACGCCAACGAAATCATGAAAATAAGGAGAAAGAACAACGGGATGGAGAAGTCGAAGGGGAAAAGAAATCAAAGAAGAAAAAACGATCCAAGGCAAAGGCAGAACGTGAACGTGAAAGTTCACCAGCAGAAATTGTAATAGATCCTAACGAACCTACATACTGTTTATGTAACCAGGTGTCTTATGGTGAAATGATTGGGTGTGATAACGTGAACTGTGAACTGGAATGGTTTCATTTCAACTGTGTTGGACTTACCTCAAAACCTAAGGGTAAATGGTATTGTCCAAAATGTGCAccagaaagaaaaaaaggtCATTCAAGATAG